Below is a genomic region from Salmo trutta chromosome 19, fSalTru1.1, whole genome shotgun sequence.
AGCTGGGACCGGTTGAGAGTAACCTGCACTCAGCCTTTTAACAAGCGCTCTCAGTTTGGCCTGTCCTTCCTGCGCATCCGCAGCCCCCTGGAGGAGAGCGAGGAGGGCTCCACACAGACTGGCAAAGAGAGCcagggtcaggtgtgtgtgtatagactgAGGGCTTGGCAGTGAACTCTTCAGAGAGAAAGGTACAGTAAATcgcagagaacacctctgggCCCGGTTTCCTGATAGCAGTAGACCTTGTTGCATCTTTCTTACAAAGGCCAAAGATATAACATGCGTTTCCCAAACACCATGCAGAGCGAACGATCACTAAGTGCGTTGTTAGAGCgtgtgtcgatactgataggattaAAAGAAAGGGAGCGCTGCTCTCGGGTCAGCTTTCTCCactcaaatcttaccttaacattagaattatttcacaatacttgACGACGGAACAGCTACTAGAAAGATATTACCACCTACGGCTGCAAATATCGAggtggcttattctaatgcttaccctatAAAAATGCACTAAATCACCAATTTGTCACATCATTGCCCACATGTTAGACTACACATAAAATATATTGAGACTTACAGACCGTAGCCTACAAGTAGCAGAATATAAATAAAATGATTGAACATGAGTCTATAGCTTACTGTTAATATTTTCATTTGAAGTGTCTTTTTATACATGActttgtatcaattgcaaagacattggcaactttgtattgtAGTCAACTTTTTTCTGGTCATTGGTGGTCACAGAGAGACGGATAAACCacgtgattctatgtttagcggagatcttctCTGTATAAAGTGACATAGGAGGGCAAAAAGCATCTTAACAATGCACTTGgttgttctacgagtggtctgaggcaggggTTACATCACAAGCGTTTTCAAGTTCAACGTTaataacgatggttttgggaaacagctgaGGGATTTAACATAGCTCCTATGAAGGTTCTAacaatgaacttagccttaagatgcttttgggaaaccgggcccaagTCTCTTGGTCCAcccacccctacgggaggtcatctcccgctcagcccagtccaagctcttctctgtcctggcaccccaatggtggaaccagcttccccctgatgctaggacagcagagtccctgcccatcttgcGAAAAAGTTtgaaccctacctcttcaaatagTATGTTCAATAAGCCCTCTGTcttattccccccccccaaaaaaatgttttgttctgGTTacaagcatctgctaaatgactgaattATATTTAAAACAGATAAGAGTTGTAGATTTGTCTTATGTGGTTGTTCCATATGATTGTAATCACTTTCACTTTTACCCTTTTACCCTATTCAAGAGTATACTGTGTCTCAACTGATAAcgggcacaacacaaacactTTAGATGTAAGGGTTTAAGCTACAACatttgtgaaaatctgagttaaGGTGATTGAAATCATATGGCACGACCCTATGGTGATGGATTTGGACTGTTATGAGATGAGGTAAGTGTGTGTATTCTTAAGCAgtaaggcacaagggggtgtgatatatggccaatataccacagctaaaggCTATTCTTATGCGCGATGCATCGCTGAATGCCTGGacacagccgtggtatattggccatatagcacaaacccctgaggtgccttaatgctattataaactggttaccaacataattagagcagtaaaaataaatgttttgtcatacctgtagtatgtcagccaatcagcattcagggctcgaacaacccagtttataatttgggaatatacaatagtattattggtAAACATCAGAGGCCAGAAGTGTTTGTGCTTGTATTCTCACTCTCCTTTGACCTTCTCTCTATTCAGACAACCCCAGACAAATCGGCATCAGGCGTGAGAGAATGGCTGTCCAGCCCTGCTGTGCAGAGAACCTTCTTTGGGGGAACGAAAGGGTAAGTGGAGGAATTTTGAGTTTTGTATGAGGCACTGTCAAACAGATTAGACGGCATTGAATGAATAAATACTTTTACAGAAAAGGACTTACACCTTGGTTTGTCTCCCCCTGCTGTCAGGGAGGGTGTGGTTCTGAGCCGGACAGCTCGTATGGTCCTCACAGCGTCCCAGGCTGCCAGGCGTTCCCTTCCCCTTCCTTCCACTTCCTTGTCTCCCAGTCACACATCATCCTCTGGCACTCAGAATACAGCAACCTCTACCCCTCCCACAGCCAAGCCAGATGCAACTACCCATATCCCCAACCAGGGAAAGCCAGGGGCTCATACAGCTACACCCAACAAAGGCAAGCCTGTTGGAAATATGGGAAATATACACCCTCACACAGGTAAACACCTCAGCTCTCAGAAATACCATGCATTTTGCTTGGTAAATTGTTTGGCAACACTAAGCTTGACAAATGATAAGTTGTGATGTTTTTCAGCTTCAATAGCTTGTTTAAGAACAGTTCGCAGCTCCAAGGAAAATACTTCTCAAAGACACCTGAAGAGAAAACCAAACTCCAAAAGCAGGTATTCCTCTATACTCCACCCCATGGATCATTTTGGGAGGGTAAGCTTATCCTGGATCTGCACATAGGAGCAACTTCTAGCTCACAAGTATCTCTCAGCATGAATCTGTCATTTACCTCCCTCCCAGGCAGAACCAGCTGAATGGCACCACCTCTAGTAAGCAGGGAAAACCTGCAGTCAGTAAGAGGCCTATAGCTACGCTACAACACACTGCCACAGCCCCTCATCCTCAGGACACTGGTGACCTTGAGACCACATGCCCAATATGCGGAGGTGTGTTTATGTTGGCTTCTTATTCTGTCTCTTCATGGACTgtatgacatactgtatattgatTCACTGTTACAATCAACAGTAGTATTGACACCCGTTGTCTGTTCTTTCCCTATGCTGCAGTGTTCTTTACTGCAGAGTACCTGCCGCTCCACGCCGCCTCCTGCCAGCGGTTGGAGACCAGGAAGCTCCCTGGGGGGATTGTGACCCCTGTTCCCCGCCCCTTCCCTGTCTCTCCTGCCAGCCCAGAGGAGTCCATGGTGCCCTGCCCTCTCTGCTCCTTCAGGTTCCCTCTGTCCCACATCCAGATGCATGCCAGCACCTGTGGAGACCCCGTGGACCCCCATGTTATCTGGGTGGACTAGGAAAGAATGCATTGTATAGTAACACATTTTTGCTTTTGATCAGTGGGCAGTGCAGCAAACGTGGACAATCTTTTGTTTTTAATATACTAtatgtatatttgtattttactgacttgttctgtatctatatacCTGGAAAAATAATGAATCTCTCTCTGCCTACCTCTATTCCCCACTCTGCTCTGAGTGATTGGTTCTCTCCTGAGGTCATTGAAGGCTGTATGTTCTTGCACTGTTTACACATGCTATGACCTAATGATGACCTATAATATATTGTATACTATAAACAGCATCAATCATAGACTGTGTTCAGTACATCTTTTTTTGGAACTTATCACATAATTGAAATGATCAATTAAATTAACTGTGATTTATTTTGCCTTGTTGGCTGTTCCTTGTATTTTTTCACCACTGAACTTGTTGCACAGGGAATATTAATTACTCCTGCTACCTGTTAACAGCGTCTCATCTGCAGCGTTTCCACTGGGGAGCATTTCCAGTGATAATGTTAATAGAGGCTTGGTATGGAAGGCAAGGGCCACTCCCTGGTTTGGGCCTTGCCATGCGTGTAACACTGAAATGGTTGCTTTTTAATTAGTCCTGTCCCAGGGGAGTAGAGCTGTGTTATTTAGTTTGTGGCAAGACATTCTAACCAAGCTAACCTGTGTAGTCAGCCGAGAGCACATTACCACAGTGAGCCCAAACAGCAGTCAGCGGATGTCATTGCCGTTCTCTCCTACCAACCTCTTAGCCTCAAGAATAACCAGGGTGCTTGGATTTCCACCGATTAATGTGAGGTTACCTTCACACTACAGACAACAATTACTGTCTGTCACTTTCACTAAAGAAACAATGGGAAACCTCAAGGTTAGTGTATTTGAAACAAACTTAGCAAAGAAAAGATGTTAAAATAGATTGAAATATGATGTAAAATGTGTCACAAATGCATGAATTTTGTAGTAGAATGTAAGTCAATTTAGTTTATAATACTGCAATAATAAACTTAAATTGTAAAGCTTCTTTCATACATTATTTGCAGCTCAAAGTGCTTTACAATGAGACTACAAATTATTTAAAAAGCAGTAAACAAAATACATACAATGAAAAGAAATGACAGGAATGAATATGAACAGATTTACTAGATTAGAAACCTATTATTGCTGATGGTCTTGATAGTATCTTGCAATTTCATCTAGGGGTGGTCCTCATAGTAACATTACATTTTGTCTACTTATGTCTTCATAATGTTTATTCCTGATAATTTCTCAGATTATAATGCTATTTTGTCCTGTCATACCTTGATACTGCATGGTACTCACAAATTCCCTTTATGAATATCTTAATGTTCACATGTAGACTACCCAGTGCAAACAAATTATTTAATAGTGATTGTATCATATTGCAGTTTTACTCTAAATATTTGTATTAATTAATGGTTTGGATTCAGAAATTTCAAAGCAATGAACTCTCTGTGTCTCCTTGTGGTTTTAGCTGGAGCAATGGCAGGAGATGGTGAACAAGAAGAGGCGTGGATCAGTACCATCCAGGATGGGAACATAATGATGGTGTGTGGCCTGCTGAAGCAGGCGACGGCATCATCCGTCAGCTGGAAGCCCTCAACCTGTCCATCCACCTGGGCAACAAGTTTGACTTCTGCCAGATCCATGAGGCTCTGCTGGTCGCCGTCGACACCAACCAGCCCTGTGTGGTGAAGAGGCTCCTCGACTGCCTGGACCAGGAGAAGGGCAACAAGATGGATGTGCAATCCTTCTCCCTGGCCATCTTCGACCACTCCGTTGATGACTTGCAGTTTGTCCCCGGCATGATCCCGCTGACCCTGGCCTGTCAGAAGGACCTGTATGAGATTGTCACCATGCTGACCTAGAAGGGCCACGGCCACACAAGATCACCTGTGCCTGTCTAGAGTGCTGGAATGGGCAGCAGTATGACCTGCTGAAGTTCTCCCTGTCTCAACACCTACCGTGGCATTGACAGTATGGCCTACCTGTCCATCACCTCATACAATGCCATGTTCAGTGCCTTCGGCCTCGGAAGGGAGATCAGTAATCTTCCAAGAAGGAACGTGAGCTCAAGGTCAGATCCTGTTTGTGCTTATGCCCATATAGTCACTATGCACAAAGTATGTGGTGCATTACCCTGGAACTAATCTCTCTTGGACAGACTATATAAAAATAAAGTATGCAAGATTTAAATTCTGGGTAAACCGAGATTACCCTGGAACAGGAATATAACTATACTGGGCAATGAATGTTTCAATTGTGAGTAACTATAACTTGTTACCATACTATTatgtgtgtggctcagttggtagagcagttggtagagtatgatgtttgcaacgccagggtcgtgggtttgattcccacgggggaccagtacggaaaaagaAACGGAAaatagaaaatgtatgaaatgtatgcattcactactgtaagtcgctctggataagagcgtctgctaaatgactaaaaatgttttaaaaaattattACCATTTTATTccctgctgccctatatacatagacatggacatggaatcactggccactttaataatggaacactagtcactttaataatgtttgcatactgCTTTACTCTTCTcatatgccttcagaaagtattcagaccccttgactttttccacattttgttatgttacagcctttttctgaaattgattttttttaaatcctcagcaatctacacacaataccccataatgacacattgaaaataggtttttagaaatgtttgcaaatgcataaaaaataccttaattacataaatattcagaccctttgctatgagactcgaaattgagctcaggtgcatccattgatcatacttgagaggtttctacaacttgattggaatccacctgcggtaaattcaattgattggacatgatttggaaaggcacacacctgtctatatatggttccacagttgacagtgcatgtcagagcaaaaaccaagcaatgacgttgaaggaattgttcgtagagctctgagacaggattgtgtcgaggcacagatctggggaagggtactaaaaaatgtcttcagcattcaatatccccaagaacacagtggcctccttcattcttaaatggaagaagtttggaaccaccaagactcttcctagagctggccgcccggccaaactgaggaatcgggggagaagggccttgtcagggaggtgaccaagaacccgatggtcactctgacagagctccagagttcctctgtggagatgggagaaccttccagaaggacaaccatctctgcagcactccaccaatcaggccttaatggtagagtggccagacggaagccactcctgagtaaaatgcacatgacagcccgcttggagtttgccaaaaggcacctaaagactctgaccatgagaaacaagattctctggtctgatcaaaccaagattgaactctttggcctggaaACCtaccaccatccctacggtgaagcatggtggtggcagcatcatgctgtagggaagttttcagtggcagggactgggagactagtcaggatcgagacaaagatggacggagcaaagtacagagagatccttaatgaaaacctgctccagagtgctcaggacctcagactggggcgacggttcaccttccaacaggacaacgaccctaagcacacagccaagacaatgcaggagtgacttcgggacaagtccctgaatgtccttgaggggcccagccagagcccggacttgcacccgatctaacatctctggagagacctgaaaatagctgcacagcaatgctccccatccactctgacagagcttgagaggatccacagagaagaatgggagaaattccccaaatacaggtgtgccaagcctgtagcgtcatacccaagaagactcaaggctgtaatcgctgccaaaggtgcttcaacaaagaactgagtaaagggtctgaatacttatgtaaatgtaatttcgactttatttttttaacaaatatttcaaaaaaactgtttttgctttgtcattatgggttatggtgtgtagattgaggaaaaaaatacaatttaatcaattttagaataaggccgtaaccaaacaaaatgtggaaaaagtccaggggtctgaatactttccgaaggcactgcatgtactgtattctattctactgtatattgcTCGtcataatatttatatatttcttaattccattttacttttagatttgtgtgtattgtgaattgttagatactactgtgaattgttagataccactgttggagctaggaacacaagcatttcgctacacccgcaataacatctgcaagtgatcaatacaatttgatttgatttattctgtGCTGTTATGTGAAGTGTTATTAGGTTGTTTATCTGAGTGGTTGTTTGTGTTATCTCTCCCACAGCCTCAGTACCTGTGTCTGGAGGAGCTGTGCCAGGAATTTGTGGTGGAGCTGCTGGGGATTGTCCTTAACCAGAGTGAGGTCACCACCATCCTGAACAGCTGTGGAGACTGAAACCAGGACGCCCTTGACCAGCAAGTGTTCGAGGACGGCATCCCAAACCTGACCCGCCTGAGGCTCGCCATAAACTACAATCAGAAACAGGTACAGCCACAGTCATCTATAACCAGAAACAGGTAGAGCCCAGTCATCTATAACCAGAAACAGGTAGAGCCCAGTCATCTATAACCAGAAACAGGTAGAGCCACAAGCAGCTACAGAGCTAGTAGATTCTGAGTGGTGTTATTTGGGGTGCTGCTGTCATTGATTTACAGTATAATGAACATGTTCAGTGAGATCGTGTATCCCTCTCTATATGTCCTGTTTGTGAATTGTtgccactctttctctctctctagtttttGGCACACCCTATCTGCCAGCAGGTGTTGTCCTCTATTTGGTGGGGGAACCTGTCTGGCTGGAGGGGAAGCAGGATGAAAGCTGCTGGTGTCTGTGGGGATCTTCTTCCCCATGCCCCTCCTCTGCCTCGTCTACTGGATCGCATCCAAGTCCAAGCTCAGATGTCCTGAAGTTCTGTAAAGGTGGTGAAGTTCTATGGGCCTTGTGTGACTCTGCTCGGGTCTGTCTTGGGCCTGCAGATGTATTTGCTCTTGGCTATGTTTATACTccagtggaggttgctgaggagaggacggctcataataatgcctggaatggagtaaatggaatggcattaaacacatggaaacaatgtatttgataccgttccaccttttctgctccagtcattaccacgagcctgtgcTCCCCAATTAAggggccaccaacctcctgtgatatatTCTACTGTGTCTCTCAGGTGGGAAACATACTTTAGATTTCAGTGATTAAGTTTCTTCTTCACTCGGCCTCCTATATGTGGTTCCTCATCACGTTGTTGGGAGAGTCCATCACCATGGAGTTGTATAGAGACCAGTTTGCTTCGCGTCAACAGAATATTCTGCACTGCTCATTCCATATGGTGTGGTTGGTCGGTGGGTTAGTTCATTGGTTTACAGAAAtgagtctcttctctctctacctagGTTCATGTTCATATTCATGATAATTGGAACAGCTTTCCTCTATGGTATCAATGACATCTATGTTCCTTATGTCGCCCAATTATATTTTGGAAGGTAAAGAAAATGTTGAAGTACACTACTACCTAGCTTCATTCTTGTTAGATCACTCATGATAATCATAATCCTCCCAACCCTAACTCCATTCCATAGGTTTAATGAGACTTTTCGTTTCCTTTTTCTGGACCATGTTTGGGGTGGCAAACCAGGACTATATGGACATGTCCGAGTTTGTGGTGGCATGATCCTTTACGGCATCTTCACCCTCGTCATCGTGCTGCACAATATGCTCATTGCCATGATCACAAACTCCTGCCAGAAGATTGAGGTGAGATCAGATTAAACTCAAGAAACCTGGCTCTTAGTTTGTCTACCTCAAGGGCAGGATAATGCCTTTGAATGGAAGAAACTGCATCCCAATGTAGCAGATAAAAGTGTTTCAAAGCTCAAATTCTAGACCTTTGTGATTACACAGTAAAGTTTAGGAGAGATTCTAGGATGGGCCCTGACTGCTGCTTACCTGTCTCTCTCAGGATGTCGCTGACATTGAGTGGAAATTTGCCCGATCTAAGCTCTCTGAGTTACTTCAGAGAAGGTCTCACCATCC
It encodes:
- the xndc1 gene encoding protein XNDC1N, which codes for MAPVKIKHVVSFTSQDPKNGVENLCVVGGDSRSWLCNPQDRSGVLRAELQLERASYFGYIDVGNCGSAFIQIDVGRSSWPLDQPYITLLPTATLMSPAESRQGTGLTGVRMFKKGDFLSEGAEDSWDRLRVTCTQPFNKRSQFGLSFLRIRSPLEESEEGSTQTGKESQGQTTPDKSASGVREWLSSPAVQRTFFGGTKGEGVVLSRTARMVLTASQAARRSLPLPSTSLSPSHTSSSGTQNTATSTPPTAKPDATTHIPNQGKPGAHTATPNKGKPVGNMGNIHPHTASIACLRTVRSSKENTSQRHLKRKPNSKSRQNQLNGTTSSKQGKPAVSKRPIATLQHTATAPHPQDTGDLETTCPICGVFFTAEYLPLHAASCQRLETRKLPGGIVTPVPRPFPVSPASPEESMVPCPLCSFRFPLSHIQMHASTCGDPVDPHVIWVD